The Motacilla alba alba isolate MOTALB_02 chromosome 22, Motacilla_alba_V1.0_pri, whole genome shotgun sequence genome has a window encoding:
- the LOC119710769 gene encoding uncharacterized protein LOC119710769: MHLPIWTAVLLGLVLTPAFADYSQQTNGNQQIIFGGDSQITITGISQGVKLNSQTRVAIIEQNSQNLSWKTIWNYNRGVIATKVTQQNTCYISIMNRTDIPSFNNLARLAAESRNLVGVLGRPTKRITFVTNGLVNNLNSYGIEIMAMCSGLTTYMAYEVHGLEVNLGSCITLNVLRAVDLRYCNSNGNWNNNWNGNGNWNGNLNGNGNWNGNWNITGNWNGNWNGNGQSQQIPGIILNNTQGSIFNNTQVIIGGQSQVVTINRQWRVAIIEQRSYSGSWKTIWNYNAGVIATKVTQQNTCYISIMNRNEMPRFDNLARLAQESRNLIGGFGRPTKRITFVTNGLVNNLYSYGADVMAMCSGLTTYMATEVHTFQGPQLNLGSCITLDVLRVVELKYCNSNGNWNGNWNGNWNNNWNNNWNNNWNGNWNNNWNNSWNDIGNGNWNNNWNGNGNWNGNWNGNGNWNGNWNGNFPSQQIPNGIFNNTQVIIGGQSQIVTINRQWRVAVIEQRSYSGSWKTIWNYNTGVIATKVTQQNACYISIMNRSEMPRFDNLARLAQESRNLIGGFGRPTKRITFVANGLVNNLYSYGTEITAMCSGLNTYMATEVHTYQGPQLNLGSCITLDVLRVVELKYCNSNWNGNWNNNWNNNWNSNWNNNWNGNWNGNWNGNWNGIGNGNWNNNWNGIGNGIWNDNWNGNNQWNNNWNGNGNWNGIWNGNGNWNGNWNGNWNGNFPSQQIPNGIFNNTQVIIGGQSQIVTINRQWRVAVIEQRSYSGSWKTIWNYNTGVIATKVTQQNTCYISIMNRNEMPRFDNLAHLAQESRNLIGGFGRPTKRITFVTNGLVSNLNSYGIDITAMCSGLTTYMAYEVNTFQGPQLNLGSCITLDVLRVVELKYCIGNGSVNFPTQQIPSGIFNNTQVIIGGQSQIVTINRQWRVAVIEQRNISGSWKTIWNYNTGVIATKVTQQNACYISIMNRNEMPRFDNLARLAQESRNLIGGFGRPTKRITFVANGLVNNLYSYGTEITAMCSGLNTYMATEVHTYQGPQLNLGSCITLDVLRVVELKYCNSNWNGNWNNNWNNNWNSNWNNNWNGNWNGNWNGNWNGIGNGNWNNNWNGIGNGIWNDNWNGNNQWNNNWNGNGNWNGIWNGNGNWNGNWNGNWNGNFPSQQIPNGIFNNTQVIIGGQSQIVTINRQWRVAVIEQRSYSGSWKTIWNYNTGVIATKVTQQNTCYISIMNRNEMPRFDNLAHLAQESRNLIGGFGRPTKRITFVTNGLVSNLNSYGIDITAMCSGLTTYMAYEVNTFQGPQLNLGSCITLDVLRVVELKYCIGNGSVNFPTQQIPSGIFNNTQVIIGGQSQIVTINRQWRVAVIEQRNISGSWKTIWNYNTGVIATKVTQQNACYISIMNRNEMPRFDNLARLAQESRNLIGGFGRPTKRITFVANGLVNNLYSYGTEITAMCSGLNTYMATEVHTFQGPQLNLGSCITLDVLRVVELKYCNSNWNGNWNGNWNGNWNGNWNNNWNNNWNNNWNGNWNGNWNGNWNGNWNGIGNGNWNNNWNGIGNGIWNDNWNGNNQWNNNWNGNGNWNGIWNGNGNWNGNWNGNWNGNFPSQQIPNGIFNNTQVIIGGQSQIVTINRQWRVAVIEQRSYSGSWKTIWNYNTGVIATKVTQQNTCYISIMNRNEMPRFDNLAHLAQESRNLIGGFGRPTKRITFVTNGLVSNLNSYGIDITAMCSGLTTYMAYEVNTFQGPQLNLGSCITLDVLRVVELKYCIGNGSVNFPSQQIPSGIFNNTQVIIGGQSQIVTINRQWRVAVIEQRNISGSWKTIWNYNTGVIATKVTQQNACYISIMNRSEMPRFDNLARLAQESRNLIGGFGRPTKRITFVANGLVNNLYSYGTEITAMCSGLTTYMATEVHTYQGPQLNLGSCITLDVLRVVELKYCNSNWNGNWNGNWNGNWNGNWNNNWNNNWNGNWNGNWNGNWNGIGNGNWNNNWNGIGNGIWNDNWNGNNQWNNNWNGNGNWNGIWNGNGNLNGNWNGNWNGNFPSQQIPNGIFNNTQVIIGGQSQIVTINRQWRVAVIEQRSYSGSWKTIWNYNTGVIATKVTQQNTCYISIMNRNEMPRFDNLAHLAQESRNLIGGFGRPTKRITFVTNGLVSNLNSYGIDITAMCSGLTTYMAYEVNTFQGPQLNLGSCITLDVLRVVELKYCIGNGSVNFPTQQIPSGIFNNTQVIIGGQSQIVTINRQWRVAVIEQRNISGSWKTIWNYNTGVIATKVTQQNACYISIMNRNEMPRFDNLARLAQESRNLIGIFGRPTKRITFVANGLVNNLYSYGTEITAMCSGLNTYMATEVHTFQGPQLNLGSCITLDVLRVVELKYCNSNWNGNWNGNWNGNWNGNWNGNWNNNWNNNWNNNWNGNWNGNWNGIGNGNWNNNWNGIGNGIWNDNWNGNNQWNNNWNGNGNWNGIWNGNGNWNGNWNGNWNGNFPSQQIPNGIFNNTQVIIGGQSQIVTINRQWRVAVIEQRSYSGSWKTIWNYNTGVIATKVTQQNTCYISIMNRNEMPRFDNLAHLAQESRNLIGGFGRPTKRITFVTNGLVSNLNSYGIDITAMCSGLTTYMAYEVNTFQGPQLNLGSCITLDVLRVVELKYCIGNGSVNFPTQQIPSGIFNNTQVIIGGQSQIVTINRQWRVAVIEQRNISGSWKTIWNYNTGVIATKVNQQNACYISIMNRNEMPRFDNLARLAQESRNTSVFEAIFKAC, from the exons ATGCATCTCCCT atttggACTGCAGTCCTCCTTGGACTAGTCCTGACTCCAGCCTTTGCTGATTAC TCTCAGCAGACAAATGGAAACCAGCAAATCATCTTTGGTGGAGACTCTCAAATCACTATCACCGGCATCTCACAAGGCGTGAAGCTCAACAGTCAAACAAGGGTGGCAATCATCGAGCAAAACAGCCAAAATTTATCATGGAAAACCATCTGGAACTACAACAGG GGTGTCATTGCAACCAAAGTGACACAACAGAACACCTGCTACATTTCCATCATGAACAGAACTGACATACCCAGTTTTAATAATCTGGCCCGCCTGGCGGCAGAGAGCAGG AACCTGGTTGGTGTTCTTGGAAGACCGACCAAGAGGATCACCTTTGTCACCAATGGATTGGTCAACAACCTCAACTCCTATGGAATAGAAATCATGGCTATGTGCAGTGGACTCACCACCTACATGGCTTATGAAGTTCATG GACTCGAAGTGAATCTGGGATCCTGCATTACTCTCAATGTCTTGAGAGCTGTGGATCTGAGGTACTGCAATAGCAATGGCAATTGGAACAACAACTGGAATGGCAATGGCAATTGGAATGGCAATTTGAATGGCAATGGCAACTGGAATGGCAACTGGAATATCACTGGCAATTGGAATGGCAACTGGAATGGCAATGGACAG TCTCAGCAGATTCCAGGCATCATACTCAACAACACTCAAGGCAGCATCTTCAACAACACACAAGTCATCATTGGTGGCCAGTCCCAAGTTGTGACCATCAACAGGCAATGGCGTGTGGCCATCATTGAGCAAAGGAGCTACAGCGGGTCCTGGAAAACCATCTGGAACTACAACGCG ggTGTCATTGCAACCAAAGTGACTCAACAGAACACCTGCTACATTTCCATCATGAACAGAAATGAGATGCCCCGCTTTGATAACCTGGCCCGTCTGGCACAAGAGAGCAGG AACCTGATTGGTGGTTTTGGAAGACCGACCAAGAGGATCACCTTTGTCACCAATGGACTGGTCAACAACCTCTACTCCTATGGAGCAGACGTCATGGCGATGTGCAGTGGACTCACCACCTACATGGCTACCGAAGTTCACA ctttccaagGACCCCAGCTGAATCTGGGATCATGCATTACCCTCGATGTCCTGAGAGTTGTAGAGCTGAAGTACTGCAATAGCAATGGCAATTGGAATGGCAATTGGAATGGCAACTGGAACAACAACTGGAATAACAATTGGAACAACAATTGGAATGGCAACTGGAACAACAACTGGAACAACAGTTGGAATGACATTGGCAATGGCAACTGGAACAACAATTGGAATGGCAATGGAAATTGGAATGGCAACTGGAATGGCAATGGCAACTGGAATGGCAACTGGAATGGCAATTTCCCG TCTCAGCAGATTCCCAATGGCATCTTCAACAACACCCAAGTCATCATTGGTGGCCAGTCCCAAATTGTGACCATCAACAGGCAATGGCGTGTGGCTGTCATTGAGCAAAGGAGCTACAGCGGGTCCTGGAAAACCATCTGGAACTACAACACG GGCGTCATTGCAACCAAAGTCACCCAACAGAACGCCTGCTACATTTCCATCATGAACAGAAGCGAGATGCCCCGCTTTGATAACCTGGCCCGCCTGGCACAAGAGAGCAGG AACCTGATTGGCGGTTTTGGAAGACCAACCAAGAGGATCACCTTTGTCGCCAATGGACTGGTCAACAACCTCTACTCCTATGGAACAGAGATCACGGCTATGTGCAGCGGACTCAACACCTACATGGCTACCGAAGTTCACA cctACCAAGGACCCCAGCTGAATCTGGGATCATGCATTACCCTCGATGTCCTGAGAGTTGTAGAGCTGAAGTACTGCAATAGCAATTGGAATGGCAACTGGAACAACAACTGGAACAACAACTGGAACAGCAACTGGAACAACAACTGGAATGGCAACTGGAATGGCAACTGGAATGGCAATTGGAATGGCATCGGCAATGGCAACTGGAACAACAATTGGAATGGCATTGGCAATGGCATCTGGAATGACAATTGGAATGGAAACAACCAGTGGAACAACAATTGGAATGGCAATGGCAACTGGAATGGCATTTGGAATGGCAATGGCAACTGGAATGGCAACTGGAATGGCAACTGGAATGGCAATTTCCCG TCTCAGCAGATTCCCAACGGCATCTTCAACAACACCCAAGTCATCATTGGTGGCCAGTCCCAAATTGTAACCATCAACAGGCAATGGCGTGTGGCCGTCATTGAGCAAAGGAGCTACAGCGGGTCCTGGAAAACCATCTGGAACTACAACACG gGTGTCATTGCAACCAAAGTGACTCAACAGAACACCTGCTACATTTCCATCATGAACAGAAATGAGATGCCCCGCTTTGATAACCTGGCCCACCTGGCGCAAGAGAGCAGG AACCTGATCGGTGGTTTTGGAAGACCGACCAAGAGGATCACCTTTGTCACCAATGGATTGGTCAGCAACCTCAACTCCTACGGAATAGACATCACGGCTATGTGCAGCGGACTCACCACCTACATGGCCTACGAAGTTAACA ctttCCAAGGACCCCAGCTGAATCTGGGATCATGCATTACCCTCGATGTCCTGAGAGTTGTGGAGCTGAAGTACTGCATTGGCAATGGCAGTGTCAATTTCCCG ACTCAGCAGATTCCCAGCGGCATCTTCAACAACACACAAGTCATCATTGGTGGCCAGTCCCAAATTGTGACCATCAACAGGCAATGGCGTGTGGCCGTCATTGAGCAAAGGAACATCAGCGGGTCCTGGAAAACCATCTGGAACTACAACACG GGCGTCATTGCAACCAAAGTCACCCAACAGAACGCCTGCTACATTTCCATCATGAACAGAAATGAGATGCCCCGCTTTGATAACCTGGCCCGCCTGGCACAAGAGAGCAGG AACCTGATTGGCGGTTTTGGAAGACCAACCAAGAGGATCACCTTTGTCGCCAATGGACTGGTCAACAACCTCTACTCCTATGGAACAGAGATCACGGCTATGTGCAGCGGACTCAACACCTACATGGCTACCGAAGTTCACA cctACCAAGGACCCCAGCTGAATCTGGGATCATGCATTACCCTCGATGTCCTGAGAGTTGTAGAGCTGAAGTACTGCAATAGCAATTGGAATGGCAACTGGAACAACAACTGGAACAACAACTGGAACAGCAACTGGAACAACAACTGGAATGGCAACTGGAATGGCAACTGGAATGGCAATTGGAATGGCATCGGCAATGGCAACTGGAACAACAATTGGAATGGCATTGGCAATGGCATCTGGAATGACAATTGGAATGGAAACAACCAGTGGAACAACAATTGGAATGGCAATGGCAACTGGAATGGCATTTGGAATGGCAATGGCAACTGGAATGGCAACTGGAATGGCAACTGGAATGGCAATTTCCCG TCTCAGCAGATTCCCAACGGCATCTTCAACAACACCCAAGTCATCATTGGTGGCCAGTCCCAAATTGTAACCATCAACAGGCAATGGCGTGTGGCCGTCATTGAGCAAAGGAGCTACAGCGGGTCCTGGAAAACCATCTGGAACTACAACACG gGTGTCATTGCAACCAAAGTGACTCAACAGAACACCTGCTACATTTCCATCATGAACAGAAATGAGATGCCCCGCTTTGATAACCTGGCCCACCTGGCGCAAGAGAGCAGG AACCTGATCGGTGGTTTTGGAAGACCGACCAAGAGGATCACCTTTGTCACCAATGGATTGGTCAGCAACCTCAACTCCTACGGAATAGACATCACGGCTATGTGCAGCGGACTCACCACCTACATGGCCTACGAAGTTAACA ctttCCAAGGACCCCAGCTGAATCTGGGATCATGCATTACCCTCGATGTCCTGAGAGTTGTGGAGCTGAAGTACTGCATTGGCAATGGCAGTGTCAATTTCCCG ACTCAGCAGATTCCCAGCGGCATCTTCAACAACACACAAGTCATCATTGGTGGCCAGTCCCAAATTGTGACCATCAACAGGCAATGGCGTGTGGCCGTCATTGAGCAAAGGAACATCAGCGGGTCCTGGAAAACCATCTGGAACTACAACACG GGCGTCATTGCAACCAAAGTCACCCAACAGAACGCCTGCTACATTTCCATCATGAACAGAAATGAGATGCCCCGCTTTGATAACCTGGCCCGCCTGGCACAAGAGAGCAGG AACCTGATTGGCGGTTTTGGAAGACCAACCAAGAGGATCACCTTTGTCGCCAATGGACTGGTCAACAACCTCTACTCCTATGGAACAGAGATCACGGCTATGTGCAGCGGACTCAACACCTACATGGCTACCGAAGTTCACA ctttccaagGACCCCAGCTGAATCTGGGATCATGCATTACCCTCGATGTCCTGAGAGTTGTAGAGCTGAAGTACTGCAATAGCAATTGGAATGGCAATTGGAATGGCAATTGGAACGGCAACTGGAACGGCAACTGGAACAACAACTGGAACAACAACTGGAACAACAACTGGAATGGCAACTGGAATGGCAACTGGAATGGCAACTGGAATGGCAATTGGAATGGCATCGGCAATGGCAACTGGAACAACAATTGGAATGGCATTGGCAATGGCATCTGGAATGACAATTGGAATGGAAACAACCAGTGGAACAACAATTGGAATGGCAATGGCAACTGGAATGGCATTTGGAATGGCAATGGCAACTGGAATGGCAACTGGAATGGCAACTGGAATGGCAATTTCCCG TCTCAGCAGATTCCCAACGGCATCTTCAACAACACACAGGTCATCATTGGTGGCCAGTCCCAAATTGTGACCATCAACAGGCAATGGCGTGTGGCCGTCATTGAGCAAAGGAGCTACAGCGGGTCCTGGAAAACCATCTGGAACTACAACACG gGTGTCATTGCAACCAAAGTGACTCAACAGAACACCTGCTACATTTCCATCATGAACAGAAATGAGATGCCCCGCTTTGATAACCTGGCCCACCTGGCACAAGAGAGCAGG AACCTGATCGGTGGTTTTGGAAGACCGACCAAGAGGATCACCTTTGTCACCAATGGATTGGTCAGCAACCTCAACTCCTACGGAATAGACATCACGGCTATGTGCAGCGGACTCACCACCTACATGGCCTACGAAGTTAACA ctttCCAAGGACCCCAGCTGAATCTGGGATCATGCATTACCCTCGATGTCCTGAGAGTTGTGGAGCTGAAGTACTGCATTGGCAATGGCAGTGTCAATTTCCCG TCTCAGCAGATTCCCAGCGGCATCTTCAACAACACACAAGTCATCATTGGTGGCCAGTCCCAAATTGTGACCATCAACAGGCAATGGCGTGTGGCCGTCATTGAGCAAAGGAACATCAGCGGGTCCTGGAAAACCATCTGGAACTACAACACG GGCGTCATTGCAACCAAAGTCACCCAACAGAACGCCTGCTACATTTCCATCATGAACAGAAGCGAGATGCCCCGCTTTGATAACCTGGCCCGCCTGGCACAAGAGAGCAGG AACCTGATTGGCGGTTTTGGAAGACCAACCAAGAGGATCACCTTTGTCGCCAATGGACTGGTCAACAACCTCTACTCCTATGGAACAGAGATCACGGCTATGTGCAGCGGACTCACCACCTACATGGCTACCGAAGTTCACA cctaCCAAGGACCCCAGCTGAATCTGGGATCATGCATTACCCTCGATGTCCTGAGAGTTGTAGAGCTGAAGTACTGCAATAGCAATTGGAATGGCAATTGGAATGGCAATTGGAATGGCAACTGGAACGGCAACTGGAACAACAACTGGAACAACAACTGGAACGGCAACTGGAACGGCAACTGGAATGGCAATTGGAATGGCATCGGCAATGGCAACTGGAACAACAATTGGAATGGCATTGGCAATGGCATCTGGAATGACAATTGGAATGGAAACAACCAGTGGAACAACAATTGGAATGGCAATGGCAACTGGAATGGCATTTGGAATGGCAATGGCAACTTGAATGGCAACTGGAATGGCAACTGGAATGGCAATTTCCCG TCTCAGCAGATTCCCAACGGCATCTTCAACAACACCCAAGTCATCATTGGTGGCCAGTCCCAAATTGTGACCATCAACAGGCAATGGCGTGTGGCCGTCATTGAGCAAAGGAGCTACAGCGGGTCCTGGAAAACCATCTGGAACTACAACACG GGTGTCATTGCAACCAAAGTGACTCAACAGAACACCTGCTACATTTCCATCATGAACAGAAATGAGATGCCCCGCTTTGATAACCTGGCCCACCTGGCGCAAGAGAGCAGG AACCTGATCGGTGGTTTTGGAAGACCGACCAAGAGGATCACCTTTGTCACCAATGGATTGGTCAGCAACCTCAACTCCTACGGAATAGACATCACGGCTATGTGCAGCGGACTCACCACCTACATGGCCTACGAAGTTAACA ctttCCAAGGACCCCAGCTGAATCTGGGATCATGCATTACCCTCGATGTCCTGAGAGTTGTGGAGCTGAAGTACTGCATTGGCAATGGCAGTGTCAATTTCCCG ACTCAGCAGATTCCCAGCGGCATCTTCAACAACACACAAGTCATCATTGGTGGCCAGTCCCAAATTGTGACCATCAACAGGCAATGGCGTGTGGCCGTCATTGAGCAAAGGAACATCAGCGGGTCCTGGAAAACCATCTGGAACTACAACACG GGCGTCATTGCAACCAAAGTCACCCAACAGAACGCCTGCTACATTTCCATCATGAACAGAAATGAGATGCCCCGCTTTGATAACCTGGCCCGCCTGGCACAAGAGAGCAGG AACCTGATTGGCATTTTTGGAAGACCAACCAAGAGGATCACCTTTGTCGCCAATGGACTGGTCAACAACCTCTACTCCTATGGAACAGAGATCACGGCTATGTGCAGCGGACTCAACACCTACATGGCTACCGAAGTTCACA ctttccaagGACCCCAGCTGAATCTGGGATCATGCATTACCCTCGATGTCCTGAGAGTTGTAGAGCTGAAGTACTGCAATAGCAATTGGAATGGCAATTGGAATGGCAATTGGAATGGCAATTGGAACGGCAACTGGAACGGCAACTGGAACAACAACTGGAACAACAACTGGAACAACAACTGGAATGGCAACTGGAACGGCAACTGGAATGGCATCGGCAATGGCAACTGGAACAACAATTGGAATGGCATTGGCAATGGCATCTGGAATGACAATTGGAATGGAAACAACCAGTGGAACAACAATTGGAATGGCAATGGCAACTGGAATGGCATTTGGAATGGCAATGGCAACTGGAATGGCAACTGGAATGGCAACTGGAATGGCAATTTCCCG TCTCAGCAGATTCCCAACGGCATCTTCAACAACACACAGGTCATCATTGGTGGCCAGTCCCAAATTGTGACCATCAACAGGCAATGGCGTGTGGCCGTCATTGAGCAAAGGAGCTACAGCGGGTCCTGGAAAACCATCTGGAACTACAACACG GGTGTCATTGCAACCAAAGTGACTCAACAGAACACCTGCTACATTTCCATCATGAACAGAAATGAGATGCCCCGCTTTGATAACCTGGCCCACCTGGCGCAAGAGAGCAGG AACCTGATCGGTGGTTTTGGAAGACCGACCAAGAGGATCACCTTTGTCACCAATGGATTGGTCAGCAACCTCAACTCCTACGGAATAGACATCACGGCTATGTGCAGCGGACTCACCACCTACATGGCCTACGAAGTTAACA ctttCCAAGGACCCCAGCTGAATCTGGGATCATGCATTACCCTCGATGTCCTGAGAGTTGTGGAGCTGAAGTACTGCATTGGCAATGGCAGTGTCAATTTCCCG ACTCAGCAGATTCCCAGCGGCATCTTCAACAACACACAAGTCATCATCGGTGGCCAGTCCCAAATTGTGACCATCAACAGGCAATGGCGTGTGGCTGTCATTGAGCAAAGGAACATCAGCGGGTCCTGGAAAACCATCTGGAACTACAACACG GGCGTCATTGCAACCAAAGTCAACCAACAGAATGCCTGCTACATTTCCATCATGAACAGAAATGAGATGCCCCGCTTTGATAACCTGGCCCGCCTGGCACAAGAGAGCAGG AACACCTCTGTCTTTGAAGCTATCTTCAAGGCTTGCTAG
- the LOC119710940 gene encoding gastrokine-1-like — protein sequence MKFSIVIASLLGVFLAPALANHNTENNLIEQPSENSIYSGIRVSTNPKDGSEAWKTIWDFKAGYVATKVFSKNTCIIATTSKRFWLGKPSPTPPPGDKVLGPYQLPHRENRFIISRNRLQSLSPFGKRIQALCRGIPSYLAYPAPGSNFLRGSNFSSG from the exons ATGAAGTTCTCT ATCGTGATTGCTTCTCTCCTTGGAGTtttcctggctcctgctcttGCCAACCAC AACACGGAGAACAACCTTATTGAGCAGCCCAGTGAAAACTCAATCTACTCTGGGATCAGGGTCAGCACCAACCCAAAGGATGGGTCTGAGGCCTGGAAAACCATCTGGGACTTCAAGGCT GGCTACGTTGCAACCAAGGTGTTTTCAAAGAACACCTGCATCATTGCTACAACCAGCAAGAGGTTTTGGCTTGGCAAACCCTCTCCTACACCACCTCCAGGAGACAAG GTACTCGGGCCTTACCAACTGCCACACAGAGAGAATCGCTTCATTATCTCCAGGAACAGACTCCAAAGCTTGAGCCCATTTGGAAAACGCATCCAAGCCCTGTGCAGAGGAATTCCCTCCTACCTCGCTTACCCAGCTCCTG gATCAAACTTTTTAAGAGGATCAAACTTCTCATCAGGATGA